One Vanacampus margaritifer isolate UIUO_Vmar chromosome 20, RoL_Vmar_1.0, whole genome shotgun sequence DNA window includes the following coding sequences:
- the prpf4bb gene encoding pre-mRNA processing factor 4Bb, which yields MADVEMDIASRRMNNFNEHVKQDMESHERSGNEDSGDVSEEEEEEEGEAEAEAETNGEKPEEVAKQQSSGGSGKHKRKKHKHRSKHKKHKHATEEDKERKRKHRHKHRKHKRNKEGASPSSTAAAAAAILASSAHKKGESSPSSGNPGLDDRALLEDLEKQRAMIKAELDSQLMEGKVQSGMGLILQGYNSGSEEDGGDARVRNGEQRQRGTSGKVISPRAAGGGKSRRDSTEGSRTASKRHSPSKNTERPAKDSRQDKVSKSGKDASGKDRGRVRSASKERKHSDATDKSKERSRKSPSEQKSGRAEKQRPSPHRDERQAQEKARPRSRSPGRERPGRADSERDKRPTKSPSKDASSGKENRSPHRRPQHSPVRKRSASPRLRDVRHASAGTADRTRARSPPPPRRGRSPDARRREAERQESPVRKRLRAEPGSGRDRSRDNSPPASSRRRVSRSPLRRRSPSPRRRSPRRRSRSPLVHRSGDRDRYGRLRQYRRSMSRERDRRRRRSRDEDKFKGSLSEGMKVDQESSEEDVLDDFDGEEVDEEALIEQRRQQRMAIVQKYKAASEDANMVSEPSSPQSSTRSRSPSPDDILERVAADVKEYERENLNTFEANVKAKQNLIAQEKDAANPKKPSAPDMFTESDDMFAADFDSARMRACGVGKDFKENPNLRDNWTDAEGYYRVNIGETLDKRYDVYGYTGQGVFSNVIRARDTARAGQEVAVKIIRNNELMQKTGLKELEFLKKLNDADPDDKFHCLRLFRHFYHKQHLCLVFEPLSMNLREVLKKYGKDVGLHIKAVRSYSQQLFLALKLLKRCNILHADIKPDNILVNESKTILKLCDFGSASHVADNDITPYLVSRFYRAPEIIIGKPYDYGIDMWSVGCTLYELYTGKILFPGSSNNHMIKLAMDVKGKMPNKMIRKGLFKDQHFDQNLNFLYIEVDKVTEREKVTVMSTINPTKDLLGDMIGGQRLPEEQRKKVMQLKDLLDATLMLDPAKRISINQALQHPFIQEKI from the exons ATGGCCGACGTCGAAATGGATATCGCGTCGAGAAGAATGAATAATTTCAACGAGCACGT GAAACAGGACATGGAAAGCCATGAGAGAAGTGGCAATGAGGACAGTGGAGACGTgtctgaggaagaggaggaagaagag GGGGAGGCCGAGGCCGAGGCCGAGACCAACGGCGAGAAGCCTGAGGAGGTCGCCAAGCAGCAAAGCAGTGGCGGCAGCGGAAAacacaagaggaaaaaacacaAGCATCGCAGCAAgcacaaaaaacacaagcacGCCACGGAGGAGGACAAGGAGCGCAAGCGTAAGCATCGCCACAAACACAGGAAACACAAGCGCAACAAGGAGGGCGCCTCCCCCTCCTCcaccgccgctgccgccgccgccattcTCGCCTCGTCCGCCCACAAGAAAGGCGAAAGCTCGCCGTCCTCGGGCAACCCTGGCCTGGATGACCGGGCGCTGCTGGAGGACCTGGAGAAGCAGAGGGCCATGATCAAAGCCGAGCTGGACAGCCAGCTGATGGAGGGCAAAGTCCAGTCGGGAATGGGCCTCATCTTGCAGGGTTACAACTCGGGCTCGGAAGAGGACGGAGGAGATGCCCGCGTTAGAAACGGGGAGCAGCGCCAGAGGGGCACCTCAGGGAAAGTCATCTCCCCCCGTGCAGcgggaggtggcaaatccagacgGGACTCCACAGAGGGCAGCAGGACCGCCTCCAAGCGCCACAGCCCCAGCAAGAATACGGAACGGCCCGCCAAGGATTCCAGGCAGGACAAGGTGAGCAAAAGCGGCAAGGACGCTAGCGGTAAGGACAGAGGCCGCGTTAGAAGCGCCTCAAAGGAGAGGAAACATTCAGACGCCACTGACAAGTCCAAGGAGAGGAGCAGGAAGTCGCCCTCGGAGCAGAAAAGCGGCCGAGCCGAGAAGCAACGCCCCTCGCCGCATCGGGACGAGCGGCAGGCTCAGGAAAAAGCGCGGCCGCGATCCCGGTCGCCCGGGCGAGAGCGGCCCGGTCGCGCAGACTCCGAGCGAGACAAAAGACCCACCAAGTCGCCGTCCAAGGACGCGTCGTCCGGCAAGGAGAACCGCTCGCCGCACCGACGGCCGCAGCACAGCCCTGTGAGGAAGCGCAGCGCCTCGCCCCGCCTCAGAGATGTGCGCCACGCCTCGGCCGGCACCGCCGACCGCACCAGAGCCaggtcgccgccgccgcccagaAGGGGCCGCTCGCCGGACGCTCGGAGGAGAGAAGCTGAGCGGCAAGAGTCGCCTGTCAG GAAACGGCTTCGAGCGGAACCCGGGTCAGGACGAGACCGCTCGCGAGACAACAGCCCCCCGGCCTCCTCGCGTCGCCGGGTGAGCCGCTCGCCGCTCAGGCGGCGCTCCCCGTCTCCGCGCCGGCGCTCCCCTCGCAGACGGAGCCGCTCGCCGCTGGTACacag GTCCGGCGATCGAGACCGCTACGGGAGGCTCCGGCAGTACCGGCGCTCCATGTCGCGAGAACGCGACAGGAGACGACGACGCAGCAGAGACGAAGACAAGTTCAAGGGAAGCCTCTCGGAGGGCATGAAGGTCGACCAGGAGTCCTCAGAAGAAGACGT GTTGGATGATTTTGATGGCGAGGAGGTGGACGAAGAGGCCTTGATTGAGCAACGCCGACAGCAACGAATGGCCATCGTGCAG AAATACAAGGCGGCGAGCGAGGACGCCAACATGGTGTCGGAGCCCAGCAGCCCGCAGAGCAGCACGCGCAGCCGCTCGCCGTCGCCCGACGACATCCTGGAGCGCGTGGCCGCCGACGTCAAGGAGTACGAGCGCGAGAACCTCAACACCTTCGAGGCCAACGTCAAAGCCAAGCAAAACCTCATCGCCCAGGAGAAGGACG CGGCCAACCCGAAGAAGCCGTCGGCGCCCGACATGTTCACCGAGTCGGACGATATGTTCGCCGCAGACTTCGAT AGCGCGCGAATGAGAGCCTGCGGAGTGGGCAAGGACTTCAAGGAGAACCCCAACCTCAGGGACAACTGGACCGACGCCGAGGGCTACTACA GGGTCAACATCGGCGAGACGCTGGACAAGCGCTACGACGTCTACGGCTACACGGGCCAGGGCGTGTTCAGCAACGTGATCCGAGCCCGTGACACCGCCAGGGCCGGCCAGGAGGTGGCGGTCAAGATCATACGCAACAACGAGCTCAT GCAGAAGACGGGCTTGAAGGAGTTGGAATTCCTCAAGAAGCTCAACGACGCCGACCCCGACGACAAGTTCCACTGCCTGCGTCTCTTCCGACACTTCTACCACAAGCAGCATCTGTGCTTGGTCTTTGAGCCGCTCAG CATGAACCTGCGCGAGGTGCTGAAGAAGTACGGCAAGGACGTTGGGCTGCACATCAAGGCCGTGCGCTCGTACAGTCAGCAGCTCTTCTTGGCCCTCAAGCTGCTCAAGAGATGCAACATCCTGCACGCCGACATCAAGCCTGACAACATCCTG GTGAACGAGTCCAAGACCATCTTGAAGCTTTGCGACTTCGGCTCGGCGTCGCACGTGGCCGACAACGACATCACGCCGTACCTGGTCAGCAGGTTCTACCGAGCGCCGGAGATCA TCATCGGCAAACCGTACGACTACGGCATCGACATGTGGTCGGTGGGCTGCACGCTCTACGAGCTCTACACGGGCAAGATCCTCTTCCCGGGATCCTCCAACAATCACATGATCAAACTGGCCATGGACGTCAAGGGCAAAATGCCCAACAAG ATGATCCGCAAAGGATTGTTCAAAGACCAACACTTCGACCAGAACCTCAACTTCCTCTACATCGAAGTGGACAAAGTCACGGAAAGG GAGAAGGTGACGGTGATGAGCACCATCAACCCCACCAAAGACCTGCTGGGCGACATGATCGGCGGCCAGCGTCTTCCCGAGGAGCAGCGCAAGAAGGTGATGCAGCTAAAGGACCTCCTGGACGCCACCCTCATGCTGGACCCCGCCAAGCGCATCAGCATCAACCAGGCCCTGCAGCATCCCTTCATCCAGGAGAAGATCTGA
- the pxdc1b gene encoding PX domain-containing protein 1, with product MASAVFEGTSLVNMFVRDCWVNGVRRLLISPRGDEEDFFEIRTEWSDRNVLYLHRSYSDLGRLFRRLNDSFPEDSGDLTASPLAEGLEKIKEANDIEEKLNEVERLLKNAINMPSKYSRSEVMLTFFERSPLDQLLRNDKVHRIQPCFQSPVKISEIMRSNGFCLANTETIVFDHKPPDEKERPSSTDSVEHTYDDGLEFLPMQSDVCDGETEAYVTNLSYYHLVPFETDILE from the exons ATGGCTTCGGCCGTGTTCGAGGGCACGTCGCTGGTCAACATGTTCGTGCGGGACTGCTGGGTCAACGGCGTCCGCAGGCTGCTCATCAGCCCGCGGGGCGACGAGGAGGACTTCTTCGAGATTCGCACCGAGTGGTCGGACAGGAATGTGCTCTACTTGCACCGCAGCTACTCGGACCTCGGACGACTGTTTCGGCGCCTCAACGACTCGTTCCCGGAGGACAGCGGAGACCTGACCGCCTCGCCCCTCGCCGAAG GCCTGGAGAAAATCAAAGAAGCAAACGACATTGAGGAAAAGCTCAACGAGGTGGAAAGGCTGTTGAAGAACGCCATCAACATGCCGAGCAAG TATTCCAGATCCGAAGTGATGCTGACTTTTTTCGAGCGCTCGCCGCTGGACCAGCTGCTGCGGAACGACAAGGTGCACAGAATCCAGCCCTGCTTCCAGAGTCCGGTCAAGATTTCGG AGATCATGCGCTCAAATGGCTTCTGCCTGGCGAATACCGAAACCATCGTGTTTGATCACAAGCCGCCAGACGAGAAGGAGAGACCCTCGTCCACGGACTCTGTGGAGCACAC GTATGACGACGGACTTGAGTTCTTGCCCATGCAGTCGGACGTGTGCGACGGGGAAACGGAGGCGTACGTCACCAACCTGTCCTACTACCACCTGGTCCCGTTTGAGACCGACATTTTGGAATGA